The genome window AGCCTGGTCCCCGACGAGTTTTGGGCCGATGTTCGTCCGGCGCTCGATAGCATTAAAACGGTTTTTCTGCTGGCTGAATCGGAAGACGATCCGGCGCACTTCAAGCTTGGCTTTAACGTCAACTATGGCTGGTCACTGCACTGGCTTCTAAAGGGCATCTATAAAGGCACGCAGAATGCAACGGCCATTGACTCGTTGCTGGCTGCCAACCAGAAGCGTTTTCCACCATGGTACTATCAGGTCTTTTTCCTTCAAAATCAGGATGAAAACAGCTGGGCAGGCACCGCAACGGAACTGTTTGGCAACGGGGCTGACGCCTTTACGGTACTGGCTTACACCTTTGACGGGATGCCGCTGGTCTACAACGGCCAGGAGGCCAACCTGAGCAAACGCCTGAAAATGCACGAAAAGGATCCTATTTTCTGGGGTAATTACAGCAAACAGGAGTTTTACAAATCACTCTTAACCCTTAAGCACCGCAACAAGGCGCTCTGGAACGGCCTGCATGGCGGACCACTGGTTAAAATTCCGACTGGACGCGACGAGAAAGTGTACGCCTTTCACCGTCAGAAAGATGGCGACCACGTGGCTGTGATTGTCAACCTCAGCCCGGAGCCTCAGACCATCCAGCTTTCAGGTGATGGCTTCGAAGGCATGTACACCGAAGTATTTAGTCGCCAGTCCGTTGAGCTAAGAAACGCCCTTACGTTTACGCTCAAACCCTGGGAATACAAAGTTTATACGAATTAGAATTTGAAAAATGAGCAGTTGTTGATGAACACATTTTTGTTGATTCATCAATAATTATTCATTGTTCAGTTTTTAATTTATTCGTAGTTTATTCGTTAGTCTTTCGTACGACACCTTCTTTCAATCTTGAACCAACCACCGGTAAGCACGATGCGTTACATTCTGCTTATTTTCCTGGCTATAAGTCTTTACTTACCCGCGCAAAGTCAAACCGTCTTATGGGCTAATCAAGTGGTTGGCTTTTCGTCGGAAGGCCGGGGCGAGACGTATTCGCAACAATACCACGCCAATCAGATATTGGGTAAGCCCAGCAGCTTGCCCGAATCCGTCGAAAATCCCTGCGCCTGGTCGCCTCTGTATGCTGACGGGCCAAGTGATGAGTGGATCACCGTGCGGTTTGATAAAGCCATTCCCATTCAGCAGATTGCTATTTTTGAAAGCGGTAACCCCGGTGCAATCATCAATGTTCTGGTCATTGACCAGCAGGGTAAGGAAACATCGGTGTATAAGCCCCAGGCCAATGCTGGCTCAAATCCGCTGCTTATCTTTCCGACGACAAACAACCTAACTGCCAACACCGTTAAAGTAGTCATGCGACCCGCCTTGGTAAAAGGCCTGAATCAAATTGACGCCATTGGCATCTCCTCGACCAAGGAACCCATTAGCATTGGCATCAACGTGTCGAAAGAAGTTCCCAAAGAAATTGTTAAAGAAAGCCTGGGTGCCCAGATCAACACCAAAGCCCAGGAGGTCGCTCCCGTTATTTCTCCCGACGGCAAAACCCTGTATTTTACCCGGGGGCTGCACCCCAAAAACATTGGCGACCCGGAACACCAGGACATTTGGTTTTCCCGCCTCGACGCCACCAATAACTGGGGTCCTTCGGAAAACATTGGTCCACCGATTAATACGGTGAATGACGATGCGATTTGCGGAATCTCACTGGATGGCAAAACCATTTATATCCTGAACGTCTACAGTCCCGACGGCTCCGTTCGGTTTGGGCTTTCAAAATCAACCAGAGGAAAATCAGGCTGGTCTTTCCCCGTAGAATGCAAGATCAAAGACA of Tellurirhabdus bombi contains these proteins:
- a CDS encoding alpha-amylase family glycosyl hydrolase, which encodes MKKFPGILLSGLLLCCAMSCDRTSTQNATANTQPIGSANSLASKPPASPAWAKNATIYEVNLRQFSSEGTFKALEQQLTRLKEMGVDVLWLMPIHPIGVEKRKGTLGNPYAVKDYQAVDPEYGTMEDFKALVKRAHDLDMRVLLDWVPNHTSWDHPWVKQHPDWYTQVNGRIISPLNEKGESAGWNDVADLNYDNEAMRHAMLDAMKFWVQQCDVDGFRCEVASLVPDEFWADVRPALDSIKTVFLLAESEDDPAHFKLGFNVNYGWSLHWLLKGIYKGTQNATAIDSLLAANQKRFPPWYYQVFFLQNQDENSWAGTATELFGNGADAFTVLAYTFDGMPLVYNGQEANLSKRLKMHEKDPIFWGNYSKQEFYKSLLTLKHRNKALWNGLHGGPLVKIPTGRDEKVYAFHRQKDGDHVAVIVNLSPEPQTIQLSGDGFEGMYTEVFSRQSVELRNALTFTLKPWEYKVYTN